AGACACTGGATTGAAGTTGGTTTCCACAATCTTTAATGGTACTGGTTTCAAGGGGTGGAAGAGATCAATTACAATTGCTCTTCCTGGGAAAAACAAACTTGGGTTTGTTAATGGGACTGTCAAAAGAGCTGTTCGTAATCAAGAATATGCTAAAGTTTGGGACAGGGTTAATGATGTTATAATTGGTTAGCTTCTTGGGGCTGTGGATGAAAAGATCTCAAAAACCATCTTATGGTTGAACACAGCAATGGAAATTTGGGAGGAACTTGAACAGAGATTTGGTCAATCATCTAGTGCACAGTTCTTCACCATACAGGAGGCACTGAGCAAGACTTATCAAACTTCTGATATGTCTATTGAAGATTGCTTCACTAGAATTAAGGGCTTGTGGGACGAAATGGACTCTCTTGATCCAATTCCACAATGCACCTGCACCAGCTTTGAATGTCAACAAtcacaaaaaaattgaaaagccAACAAAGGAGCAGAATTATTCAGTTCTTGATGAAGCTTGATGAAAGAACTTCCCTCTCTGTCAGAGGTATATGGCATATTAGTGCAGGAGCAAATTCATCAAGGCATTGGAAGATTTGAAGATGTTCAAGTACCAGCAATAAGAGGCAATCATCCTACTGTGATCATTGCAAAATGCAAGGTCACTCAATAGATAAATGCTGGAAAATCCATAGGTATCCACCCAAATTCAAGAACAACACCTGGAGGAAAGAAGAAGAGCAAGCCAATAGGGCCAATGTTGCAGCTACTGAAACAACTTTACAATCCAACACGTCTGTGGAACCAAGGCTTACACATGAACGATACACTCAGCTAGTGAACATGCTTAACAGACAATCTACCACTCAGAAGTCCAAGAAGTTTCTCATACTTCTAACTCAGTACAGCTGACAGGTAACACCCTCATGTTTAATAATTCTTCCTGGATCATAGATTCAGGAGCCTCTGATCACATGTGTTACCAACTATGTTTGTTTGATAGCATGTTGTTGTACCTGATGGAAGGAAGACCACAGTTGAATATAGTGGTACCATCACTTTACCTTATGGGATATGCCTAAATGAAGTTTTATTTGTTCcagattttcattttaatttgatatcTGTACAAAAACTTGCATGTCAACTCAAGTGCAATATTACTTTCAACACTAATGAATGTGTTCTCTAGAAGCAATTGAAGAAGCCTTTGCTTCTTGGTAACAACATCAAAGGATTGTACTACCTGCATCAATCCAAGAAACCAATCTGCAAGAGACACAGTAGTGTCCTGAACTGTACAGCAACAACAGCAGCACTGCTTGTTAATAATCAAGAAGCCAAGCTATGGCATCTAAGGCTTGGGCATATTCCCTTCAACAAATTGAAGAATCTCTTTCCCAACCTCAACATGTACTATATGTCCATTAGCTAAGCAAACTAGGCTAGCATTCAACAAGAGTTGCATACAAACAAATGAAGCTTTTCAGCTCATACATAGAGACATATGGGGGCCCCTAAGGTTCACATCTAGATCCAATTTTACTATGTTCGTTACTCTTGTGGATGACTTCACAAGATACACATGGATATATTAAAGTTGTAAGATCAAAAGAGCTATCACAAGGAGAAACATAGGATTTTTACAACAAAGTAGGCATATGCCACCAATCAAGTTGTGTCcacacaccccaacaaaatggggtggtggaaagaaaacatAGACACCCCAACAAATTCTTCCTGTTGACAGCAATAAGATGTATCCTAGCTATTGCAGCTAAGTTCAAAATGAAAAGTCCATCAACTTGATATAAACAATGCGTTTCTACATGGAGATCTTTCATGAAGAAGTTTTTATGAAAATCCCTGAAGGATTAAAATGTAAACCCAATCAAGTCTGCCTCTTGAAAAAATCATTGTATGGGCTTAAACAAGCCTCTAGACAATGGTATATCAAACTCCTTGATGAATTAAAATCCCTAGGCTATATTCAGTCTAAAAATGATTATTCATTGTTTTTgaagaaacaaaatcaaaagattGTGATAGTTGCAGTTTACGTTGATAATATTATTGTCAGAGGAAATgatgaaaaagaaattaattatttgaaaacTCATCTTCACAAAGCTTTTACTATTAAGGACGTAGGTGATTTGCATTTCTTCCTTGGGATAGAAGTAAGCTACCAAGAAGATGGTATGTTCCTCACTCAACAAAAATTCACAAAGGAATTATTATTAACAAGTGGGGTGAAGAAATTTAAACAAGTTGTTCCTCTACTTTCCTTAGAATACCAAACTATTAGCAGATGAGGGCAACCTTCTTGATGACCCTACTTTGTAGAAGTCTTATAGGCAAGCTTGATTCTTTAACAAATACTAGGCCAGACCTAGCATATTCTGTTCAAAGTTTGAGCCAATATATGCAAAAGCCAACAACATCACATTGGAAAGCTAAGCATGTCATTTTTTAAACGATCTATTAGCAACAAACTGAAagtaaatgttggattattaaaacaATTTCAAAATGTAGAATTATTAgcaagtaatgaaaaattagttggattattcacaacaaatttTCCTTATAAATAATCTTCGGTTtcaaaaaattcatattaaCACAAGTATGCAAATAATATATCAGTTTAATTTATCAATATATTAATGTACTTCTTGTCTTCTTCCATTGAAATTTTTCTGAAGATAATATTTATTGAAACGCAAATAATATTTAAGTACTTATTTTATTGGAATtctagttttatatatatacatatatatatatatatataaaccatgtatttatatagttttcctcactttaaAGATTCAAAAATCGAATAAACTTTTCCTTATAAATAATCttcgtgatagctacatccaccggaaACCACAACAAATCGAAAAACCACAACAAtagcgacagcggaagcaaaaatcgaaaaacaataatgaaacaataaagattcaaacaaacaataaagaaaatcacaccgagaaattaacgtggttcactatcaacgtgatagctacatccaccggcaccgagaataaacttttcactataaaccgggagattacaagatgaacacgagaaaccacaacaatggctctccaagttttttctctcttagttttcctcactttgtgttttgcattgcCTCTCTtactaattctaattacatggggcctttatatagtatacctcataataaaaaggaatcaggttaagaaaaatacaaaaaaccgtcAAAAACTAAGAATTaccggccaaaaacgtgccaagaaaCCGTCTTACGCGAGCCGTGAAAAGGAGCAGAAccaactccgcgccccgcaGAGTTCTACGCGTCTTGCGGACCTGATCAGTACATACTCCGCGCCTCGCGGAGGTCTCTCTACCTGGCATCTTGTTCGAGTCACTCTTTTTCAACAGTTgttgaaatataaattttaaatgttgAAATTGTGTCAAttgaagtttgtttaaaagaatataaCCCATTCattatccttttcttttaattgttAACTAATATCCCCTTCaataaatatatcaatatatattctGGATGATCGACAGGACAAGGAATTTCCATTTAGGCATGATACTCATCTTCACTTTCTTATTACCAACATCCTTTATCCTAATTCATATTTCATTGTATTTTTCATAGGTAAAGGCAATGTACTAATCCAAAAACATTTAATTCTTATTTGAAAATCGaataataccaaaaaaaaaaaaagataaatcaaaaaaattattttctttatatgttTATATGCAAAAAATATTGCCAAAATTGTTAATAACAAACTGACATTTACTTAATCCACTAAAATAAATCGACTTACTATAATGGTTCGAGcaaatattgatttatttttgacaatgtACCCAAAAATATTTACTTGCAGTTATTTGCAAAATGATTTATTTCCATTATATGTTGatatgcaaataaaaaaaatatttacttcTATTTTTATCATAATTGAACCaacctcatatatatatatataacacttatctaCTGTTCCTTAGATTATTTTCACAAgtaatttttcataaaagaaaaaataattttagtagAGATGGATAAAATTGCACCATCGTCTATTTATTTCTTACTTacaatattatcattatcaatcTTAGTAGTTAGCCAAGCCTCTAATAATGGATGGATCACTGATGCTCATGCCACATTTTATGGTGACATTAAAGGAGGAGAGACTATGTGTAAGTCATTTAATATTCTTGATTTAGGTTTTTAcactataattataattttaataattttgttgttgtCTTAATTAACCGGGCTATATTTTTATGGGTAATTCTATAATGGTTGGTTTTTAACGACCACAATCATTTAATCTTGACTATTTATTATCACATTATGAAATCTAGgttgtttatttttgaataaaaataaataacatataaatacaatattttaaaataacaaagaAGCATATTGTCACCATTAatctaaatataatttttttgcacTAAAAAAAAGATTTCTAAGTATATGGCCACCATTaatctataatataatattaaaattatataaatttaaatatacatttatattttattattttgattcacGGTTGAGGCCGAAGAATCCCTACAAGAAATGCAAAGGGATTGAGAATTAATTCTTTCTATCAGTAGTGAGAATCAAACCTCTGTCtaaagataaaatgaaaagCCTATAATCATCGTTTAAACCCATGattctttatattttatttattattcagaTTAAAGTGATTTATTAACTAGACATTTATTTTGATAAGTAAAATTGTTATggtaattaaataattttgaattGGCAGATGGTGCTTGTGGGTACCACAATCTATTTGAACAAGGTTATGGTCTTGAAACAGCAGCATTAAGCACAGCATTATTCAACAATGGATTAGCGTGTGGGTCATGCTATGAAATACAATGCATAAACTCCCCAAATTGCATACCTAGGGCTGACTCAATTAAGATCACAGCTACAAATTTCTGCCCTCCTAATTACACAAAAACAGTTGATATTTGGTGTAATCCCCCTCAAAAACACTTCGATTTATCGCTaaaaatgtttataaaaatTGGAATACAAAAAGCCGGTGTAATACCAGTACAATTTCGTAGAATTTCGTGTATTAAGAAAGGTGGAATTAAGTTTTTACTTCAAGGTAATTCGGGTTGGTTGCTGGTACTCGTGTTCAATGTTGGAGGTGCTGGTGATGTTGCTAACATGAAAATCAAGGGTTCGAATTCGAATAATTGGGTCCAAATGAGTCGTAATTGGGGTCAAAATTGGCAAGTAAGTTATGGCATGGTTGGTCAAGGTTTGTCATTCCAAATTACTACTAGTGATCGTAAAATGGTTCAGGCTGATAATGTTGTGCCTTCTAATTGGAAATTTGGCCAAACATTTGAAGCCAAACAAAATTTCTGACTTTTTGTGTAACCTTTTTTTATGGTTAATCCAtggaaaaaaatttgaatttttcttcattattgcattattatgtATGAACAAGTATTGGGAAAATCTTTGCCCTTGGAAATTATGTTTtactttttcaaattaaaaaggGTTGTGATATGTTTCTATTTTTATTGTATGTGTCGATTAATTGTGCTCcgttcattttattttaattgctATATAGAGTATCTTTTTGGTTCTGTATTAGTTGTTATTATGTctatttattagaaaaatttatattattcaaatctaa
The sequence above is drawn from the Amaranthus tricolor cultivar Red isolate AtriRed21 chromosome 5, ASM2621246v1, whole genome shotgun sequence genome and encodes:
- the LOC130813587 gene encoding expansin-A23-like, whose amino-acid sequence is MDKIAPSSIYFLLTILSLSILVVSQASNNGWITDAHATFYGDIKGGETMYGACGYHNLFEQGYGLETAALSTALFNNGLACGSCYEIQCINSPNCIPRADSIKITATNFCPPNYTKTVDIWCNPPQKHFDLSLKMFIKIGIQKAGVIPVQFRRISCIKKGGIKFLLQGNSGWLLVLVFNVGGAGDVANMKIKGSNSNNWVQMSRNWGQNWQVSYGMVGQGLSFQITTSDRKMVQADNVVPSNWKFGQTFEAKQNF